One Natranaerovirga hydrolytica genomic region harbors:
- a CDS encoding metallophosphoesterase, which produces MKKNKVIRRKLKNYKLSTQLIRFISVIAGFCFWQNNIITTTYVYYDSQKVDELLSGYKIIHISDLHNKSFGRKQKRLIEKIEKQKPNIIVVTGDMIDRTSSNMNGAKNFILEAMEIAPIYYVTGNHEASSKQYKELELFLNQSGVIMLDNEHRIIKYNQKKINIIGLKDIGFINRKKYSQKAIQQKVKNTLNNLKNDDDNMINILLVHRPEMIDLYVETGMDLVFAGHAHGGQIRVPFIGPLYSPSQGFFPPYAQGVVKKRDTTMVVSRGLGNSIFPLRLFNRPEIIVVTL; this is translated from the coding sequence ATGAAAAAGAATAAAGTTATAAGAAGAAAATTAAAAAACTATAAATTAAGTACCCAATTAATAAGATTCATTAGCGTGATTGCAGGATTCTGTTTTTGGCAAAACAATATCATTACCACAACCTATGTGTATTATGATAGTCAGAAAGTAGATGAACTTTTAAGTGGTTATAAAATCATACACATATCAGATCTTCATAACAAATCTTTTGGAAGAAAACAAAAACGATTAATTGAAAAAATAGAAAAACAAAAACCTAATATAATTGTAGTAACAGGAGATATGATTGACAGAACCAGCTCTAATATGAATGGTGCAAAAAACTTTATTCTTGAAGCAATGGAGATAGCTCCTATTTACTATGTAACAGGCAATCATGAAGCAAGCTCAAAACAATACAAAGAACTAGAACTTTTTTTAAATCAATCAGGGGTCATTATGCTAGACAATGAGCACAGAATCATAAAGTATAATCAAAAAAAGATCAATATAATAGGCTTAAAAGATATTGGGTTTATAAACAGAAAAAAATACAGTCAAAAGGCTATTCAACAAAAAGTAAAAAACACGCTAAACAACCTTAAAAACGACGATGACAATATGATTAATATCTTATTGGTTCATCGTCCAGAAATGATTGACTTATATGTAGAAACAGGTATGGATTTAGTTTTTGCAGGGCATGCACATGGGGGGCAAATTCGAGTGCCTTTTATTGGACCGTTATATTCGCCATCACAAGGGTTCTTTCCTCCATATGCCCAAGGGGTTGTCAAAAAAAGGGATACAACTATGGTTGTAAGCAGAGGGCTGGGGAACAGTATATTTCCCCTAAGACTATTTAATAGACCAGAGATCATAGTGGTTACTTTATAA